Proteins from a single region of bacterium:
- a CDS encoding MoxR family ATPase gives MENPNNITQTVADKLRSEIQKVIVGQSYVIDHAMIALFSGGHVLLEGVPGTAKTLLVKTMALAMTGDFKRIQFTPDLMPSDVVGTNVFDAKSSSFVLKKGPIFTNLALIDEVNRAPAKTQAALLEVMEERQVTIDGMRYPLSEPFIVFATQNPIEYEGTYVLPEAQLDRFMFKILIDYPAAEEENQILRNYHHGFTTRDLSSAHVNSVVTPADIERCRAEIQSVKIEESVIDYITQIVRKTRDYPSILVGASPRAAVSLLLAAKARTAMRGVDYVNPDDIKFIARPVLRHRIMLQPEMELEGIRADEVIGEILNIVPVPR, from the coding sequence ATGGAAAACCCCAATAACATAACGCAAACCGTCGCCGATAAACTGCGCTCGGAAATTCAGAAAGTGATCGTCGGACAATCGTACGTGATCGATCACGCGATGATTGCCTTGTTCAGCGGCGGCCATGTCTTGCTTGAAGGCGTTCCCGGCACAGCCAAAACGTTGCTGGTAAAAACGATGGCGCTGGCAATGACCGGCGATTTTAAACGCATTCAATTTACACCGGATCTTATGCCGTCGGATGTCGTCGGAACGAATGTTTTTGATGCCAAATCCTCTTCTTTCGTACTGAAAAAAGGCCCAATTTTCACCAACCTTGCGTTGATCGACGAAGTCAACCGGGCACCGGCCAAAACACAAGCCGCGTTACTGGAAGTGATGGAAGAACGCCAAGTTACGATCGATGGCATGCGATATCCGTTGTCCGAACCGTTTATCGTTTTTGCCACGCAGAATCCGATCGAATATGAGGGAACCTACGTGCTGCCCGAAGCACAGCTCGATCGATTTATGTTTAAAATCCTGATCGACTACCCTGCCGCCGAAGAAGAAAATCAGATTTTGAGAAACTACCATCATGGTTTTACAACGCGCGACCTTTCCAGCGCTCATGTCAATAGCGTCGTTACGCCGGCCGACATCGAACGATGCCGTGCCGAAATTCAAAGTGTTAAAATCGAAGAAAGCGTGATCGATTACATCACCCAAATTGTACGTAAAACCCGGGATTATCCCAGCATACTTGTTGGCGCCAGCCCGCGAGCCGCTGTATCCTTACTTCTTGCCGCCAAAGCCCGTACGGCCATGCGTGGCGTTGACTACGTCAACCCCGACGATATTAAATTTATCGCACGTCCAGTACTGCGACACCGTATCATGTTGCAGCCGGAGATGGAACTGGAAGGTATTCGCGCCGACGAAGTCATCGGAGAAATTCTCAATATCGTTCCGGTGCCGCGATGA
- a CDS encoding aldehyde dehydrogenase — protein MNAFLSILEKQRVYFDSGATRSYEFRRERIEHLLSVIEKHEHDIMHALKKDLNKPDFEGFLSEIGFIYDEIEHCLKHLHQWMKPKRVHTPLIYFPSSSYIHDEPLGQVLIVGAWNYPFQLVLAPLIGALAAGNCIVLKPSELSPATDTIIEKIITEAFSPEHVAVIQGDGRVVVPQLVDQYRFDHIFYTGGIAGGRFVAEAAAKTLTPVTLELGGKSPCIVDDDCNIDVAARRIFWGKFFNAGQTCIAPDYVLVHQIVKDRLIGKMRQYTAEFFGADASESGNYTNIINSRHFDRLMKLIEGSDLIIGGQSNREKLFIAPTIISAKPDSAVMADEIFGPILPILTYEHLDEAITIIRQKPWPLSLYLFTNDHHTEEKILSSIVFGNGCINDTLVHFVNSHLPFGGVGLSGMGTYHGRYSFETFSRKRSLMRTPVWPDIPIRYPPYKNKLSLIKKLFYS, from the coding sequence ATGAACGCTTTCCTATCCATTCTTGAAAAACAGCGTGTCTATTTCGATTCCGGAGCGACGCGGTCGTACGAATTTCGCCGGGAACGAATAGAACATTTGTTGTCCGTTATCGAAAAGCATGAACACGATATCATGCACGCTTTGAAAAAGGATTTGAACAAGCCGGACTTTGAAGGTTTTCTCAGTGAAATCGGTTTTATCTACGATGAGATTGAGCATTGTTTGAAACATCTCCATCAATGGATGAAGCCGAAACGTGTACACACCCCGTTGATTTATTTTCCATCCAGCAGTTATATTCACGACGAACCGTTGGGACAAGTGTTGATCGTCGGCGCGTGGAATTATCCTTTTCAATTGGTGCTGGCTCCGCTCATCGGCGCTTTGGCGGCAGGTAACTGCATCGTTCTCAAGCCTTCTGAATTATCCCCGGCTACGGATACGATCATTGAAAAGATCATAACGGAGGCTTTTTCACCCGAACATGTTGCGGTTATTCAAGGCGATGGACGTGTGGTCGTTCCGCAATTGGTGGATCAGTATCGTTTCGATCATATTTTTTATACCGGTGGCATTGCAGGCGGCCGTTTCGTCGCCGAAGCCGCGGCTAAGACTTTGACGCCGGTAACGCTTGAACTCGGCGGTAAAAGCCCCTGCATCGTCGACGATGATTGCAATATCGACGTAGCTGCACGGCGGATTTTTTGGGGTAAATTTTTTAACGCGGGCCAGACTTGTATTGCACCGGATTATGTATTAGTGCACCAAATCGTTAAAGACCGGTTGATCGGCAAAATGCGCCAGTATACGGCGGAATTTTTTGGCGCCGATGCTTCTGAAAGCGGTAATTATACAAACATTATCAATTCGCGGCATTTCGATCGCCTTATGAAGTTGATCGAAGGTTCCGATCTCATCATCGGAGGACAATCCAACCGGGAAAAATTATTTATTGCACCGACGATCATTTCAGCGAAACCCGACAGCGCCGTCATGGCCGACGAGATATTCGGCCCGATCCTTCCGATATTGACGTATGAACATCTCGACGAAGCTATTACCATCATTCGCCAGAAACCGTGGCCGTTATCGTTGTATCTTTTTACCAATGATCATCACACTGAAGAAAAAATATTGAGCAGCATCGTCTTCGGCAACGGCTGCATAAACGACACGCTCGTACATTTTGTCAATTCGCACCTTCCTTTCGGCGGCGTCGGACTCAGCGGCATGGGTACATACCATGGCCGGTATTCGTTTGAAACGTTTTCACGCAAGCGAAGCCTGATGCGCACACCGGTCTGGCCCGATATCCCGATCCGGTACCCGCCTTATAAAAACAAACTCAGCCTCATCAAAAAACTTTTTTATTCTTAG
- a CDS encoding cytidine deaminase, whose amino-acid sequence MDIQNLIKQAIAARKFAIAPYSHFEVGSLIVTDSGKIFTGCNIENSTYGLTICAERVALFKALSEGETMFKYVVVVANTPTVCYPCGSCRQIISEFAPKAEIVCANLQSVYEIFKPQELFPHAFGPEDLKHNGG is encoded by the coding sequence GTGGATATCCAGAATTTGATCAAACAAGCTATAGCTGCGCGTAAATTTGCTATTGCGCCGTACTCGCACTTCGAAGTTGGATCACTGATCGTAACGGATTCAGGAAAAATTTTTACAGGCTGTAATATTGAAAACAGTACGTATGGCCTGACGATTTGCGCGGAACGAGTTGCACTTTTCAAAGCGCTTTCGGAAGGTGAAACGATGTTTAAATACGTGGTGGTCGTAGCGAATACGCCGACCGTGTGTTATCCTTGCGGTTCATGCCGGCAAATCATTTCTGAATTCGCGCCCAAAGCGGAGATTGTTTGTGCCAATCTTCAATCCGTTTATGAAATATTCAAACCTCAGGAACTTTTTCCTCACGCGTTCGGGCCGGAAGATTTAAAGCACAACGGGGGTTGA
- a CDS encoding mechanosensitive ion channel family protein produces MERLEMWFPDEHYRVIVSSLLVVVCGFVLAQLVHVLFYLTHKIITSRTKTDLDDKILDVSRRSVQRIIVVWGFYIATDWLDDVYQGTWTHYADGIFFVIVVFLISVLISNINRVVMEWYVTSIAVRTDSPVDDEIVPLVKRVSNLLLYSIAGIICLDHFHIDIKALVVSLGVGSFAVAFAAQETLANMIAGFVIMVDRPFRVGDRIRVTATQQVGDVIQVGLRSTKILDFDNNIVTIPNAQIIKGDIINFSYPEAAMRVKIEIGIAYGSDIEKAKKIMEGTCASFPVILTDPAPKAYLVGFGDSALNMIVVARASHYKEAFEVSDQIRIKIHDEFVKAGIEIPFPQRVVHMQKN; encoded by the coding sequence ATGGAACGGCTCGAAATGTGGTTTCCGGACGAACATTACCGCGTTATCGTATCATCGCTGTTGGTGGTTGTGTGTGGATTTGTGCTGGCCCAATTGGTGCATGTATTATTTTATCTTACTCACAAAATCATAACATCGCGCACCAAAACCGATCTGGATGATAAAATTCTGGATGTGTCACGACGGTCGGTGCAAAGAATTATCGTGGTGTGGGGATTTTATATTGCAACGGATTGGCTTGACGACGTATATCAGGGAACGTGGACACATTATGCCGATGGGATTTTTTTTGTTATAGTTGTTTTTCTGATATCAGTTTTGATTTCCAATATCAATCGCGTTGTGATGGAATGGTATGTGACGTCGATTGCCGTTCGTACCGATTCACCCGTTGACGACGAAATTGTTCCTCTTGTTAAACGCGTCAGCAATCTTCTTTTATATTCCATAGCGGGGATCATTTGCCTGGATCATTTTCATATTGATATTAAGGCACTGGTCGTGTCGCTTGGTGTTGGGTCGTTTGCCGTGGCGTTTGCGGCGCAGGAAACGTTGGCCAATATGATCGCAGGGTTTGTTATCATGGTGGATCGGCCGTTTCGTGTGGGCGACCGGATTCGGGTGACGGCAACGCAACAGGTCGGCGACGTTATTCAAGTCGGACTACGCAGCACAAAAATTCTCGATTTCGATAACAATATTGTTACTATTCCTAATGCACAAATTATCAAAGGCGATATTATTAATTTTTCATATCCGGAAGCTGCGATGCGAGTAAAGATTGAAATCGGAATTGCCTACGGATCCGATATTGAAAAAGCAAAAAAAATTATGGAAGGAACATGTGCATCTTTCCCAGTCATATTGACCGATCCGGCGCCGAAAGCTTATCTTGTTGGATTCGGAGATTCGGCTTTAAATATGATTGTAGTGGCGCGAGCCAGTCATTATAAGGAAGCGTTTGAAGTGTCTGACCAGATCCGGATCAAAATTCATGACGAGTTTGTCAAAGCCGGTATAGAAATTCCTTTTCCTCAGCGCGTTGTTCACATGCAAAAGAATTAA
- a CDS encoding putative Ig domain-containing protein, whose amino-acid sequence MDFKNLPLFPSLRILVRNGCLGLVLLLIGGTSIVWSQANPRGAFEYVARAGTSDDGALDMVYENNLLYVANKFSGLQIIDISNFNAPKVISRTPSAGQNYGLAKKGNYIYMADNLAGFLVYDVSNPRKPKKVAELATKGEAWDVEIVGNYAYVAAGLAGLLVIDVTDPLAPKEVGSLRYEKEWDYARKVFVTSSGRLYVADRKSGIHILDISVPATPKEIKKYLTQFAVGVYADDNYAYVADGPGGLLILDVVNPEKIRQVAKVDLPGHANDVVKIGNYAYIAIDDAGIRAIDVTNPAKPLFDARFDTPGQAFKVSKQDIFMLVADLSSVLVLIHNKPPIIYKVGDKTIAENQTLKFKVRGMDPDGNPITFSGNFIPEGAVFDPKDTTFTWTPSFEQSGKYEGIVFTVTENTQTKLFSRDTMSITVTNTNRPPSLPVTGNYTVDENKPLAFTINAPTDPDVEDDGKLKVALTNPPTGAQFDPAKLTFNWIPLYDQSGSYTLNFVVTDGAGATETKQSVITVVNINRPPVFADLKNSVTVDENLPLNFQIQASDPDKEDVGKLDYLGFNLPPGAAFDKSTQTFSWTPTYEQSGQYDGLYFIVKDFEGLTDTVFTSITVNHVNRAPFLASIVAQQVDEDKPLTYKVTGDDPDVEDNGKLTVKSVALPEGATFDEATKTFSWKPTFDQSGDHTASFKISDPAGATDEIAVNIAVKNINRPPTIAAVQAQTGDENKDFTVVIPEGQDLDKEDIGKLTYSAENLPQGAKFDPQTRTITWLPTYDQSGVYDGIKVTVKDVLGLTAVVSFKITINHVNRPPVMTDIPAQTVDETKLLSFAITASDPDKEDAGKLTYAAENLPSGATFDVNTHRFSWTPTFEQSGSYTVTFKVTDFEKLTDSKTATLTVNNVNRAPKLPVLASTTGDENKAFTVTIGAAEDLDKEDAGKLTYKAEGLPQGATFDENSRTISWTPTYDQSGTYLVKITVTDAGGLLETKNQEIKVNHINRPPVMTQPSNQTTDESKAVTFTVEVSDPDKEDQGRLVVRADGLPQGAVFNAQTRSFSWTPTYDQAGEYTVKLTVNDAAGLNESKSVTVKVNNVNRKPALGLVTNQTTTESKAVAFTATATDPDKEDAGKLTFSADGVPDGATFGSDGKFSWTPTYDQAGDYKLTIKVKDADGLEDSKSISIKVTNVNRLPKLDAVSNQDVEENKELSFKLSASDEDKDNKLTFTMSGAPAGATLSADGNFAWTPKVGQAGKYTVTFKVSDGTAVDTKAATITVAKAPVENKN is encoded by the coding sequence ATGGATTTCAAGAACCTTCCATTGTTCCCCTCCTTGCGGATACTCGTTAGAAATGGTTGCCTGGGTTTGGTATTGCTGTTAATCGGCGGTACCAGCATTGTTTGGTCACAGGCCAATCCAAGAGGTGCGTTTGAATATGTAGCCCGCGCGGGCACGTCGGACGACGGAGCGCTGGATATGGTGTATGAAAATAACTTATTATATGTTGCTAATAAGTTCAGTGGATTACAAATCATTGATATTTCCAATTTCAATGCGCCTAAAGTTATTAGCCGTACGCCATCGGCCGGACAGAATTACGGCTTGGCCAAAAAAGGCAATTACATTTATATGGCCGATAACCTTGCGGGATTTCTGGTCTACGACGTTTCTAATCCGCGCAAACCGAAAAAAGTTGCAGAACTTGCTACTAAAGGCGAGGCGTGGGATGTCGAGATCGTCGGCAACTATGCCTATGTTGCAGCAGGCTTGGCAGGGCTGCTTGTCATTGATGTTACCGATCCACTTGCCCCGAAAGAAGTTGGATCGCTTCGCTACGAAAAAGAATGGGATTACGCCCGAAAAGTTTTTGTGACGTCGTCCGGACGGTTGTATGTTGCAGATCGTAAATCGGGGATCCATATCCTTGATATTTCCGTTCCGGCCACTCCGAAAGAAATCAAAAAATATTTGACTCAATTTGCCGTAGGCGTTTATGCTGATGACAACTATGCGTACGTAGCCGACGGTCCGGGCGGTTTGCTGATACTGGATGTAGTTAATCCCGAAAAAATACGGCAAGTTGCCAAGGTTGATCTGCCGGGTCATGCCAACGATGTCGTTAAAATCGGTAACTATGCATACATTGCTATTGATGACGCCGGTATTCGGGCGATCGACGTGACTAATCCGGCCAAACCTTTATTCGATGCGCGTTTTGACACACCCGGTCAGGCATTTAAAGTGTCCAAACAAGATATTTTCATGTTGGTTGCCGATCTGTCCTCCGTGTTGGTGTTGATTCACAATAAACCACCAATCATCTATAAAGTTGGTGATAAAACTATTGCCGAAAATCAAACGCTCAAATTTAAAGTTCGCGGTATGGATCCCGATGGCAATCCCATAACGTTCTCGGGTAATTTTATTCCGGAAGGCGCTGTGTTCGATCCGAAAGATACGACATTCACATGGACGCCGAGTTTCGAGCAATCAGGTAAATACGAAGGCATCGTATTTACAGTTACGGAAAATACACAGACCAAATTATTTTCACGCGATACGATGTCCATTACGGTGACGAATACCAATCGTCCTCCATCCTTACCGGTAACGGGCAATTATACAGTAGATGAAAATAAACCCCTGGCGTTTACGATCAATGCGCCAACCGATCCCGATGTTGAAGATGACGGTAAATTGAAAGTTGCTTTGACGAATCCTCCGACCGGTGCGCAATTCGATCCTGCCAAGCTGACGTTTAATTGGATTCCGTTGTACGATCAGTCCGGGAGTTATACGCTGAACTTTGTCGTCACCGATGGAGCCGGTGCGACGGAAACAAAACAATCGGTGATTACGGTCGTGAATATTAATCGTCCACCGGTATTTGCTGATTTGAAAAATTCGGTTACCGTTGATGAAAACTTACCTCTGAATTTTCAAATTCAAGCGTCCGATCCCGATAAAGAAGATGTTGGAAAATTAGACTATCTCGGATTCAATCTTCCTCCGGGAGCGGCGTTTGATAAATCGACGCAGACATTTTCATGGACGCCCACCTACGAACAGTCCGGCCAATATGACGGTTTATATTTCATCGTCAAAGATTTTGAAGGTTTGACGGATACGGTGTTTACTTCCATCACGGTCAACCACGTGAACCGTGCGCCTTTCCTGGCCAGCATTGTTGCTCAACAGGTGGATGAAGACAAGCCGTTGACGTATAAAGTCACCGGCGATGACCCGGATGTGGAAGACAACGGCAAGCTCACGGTCAAATCGGTTGCATTACCTGAAGGCGCGACGTTCGACGAAGCGACCAAAACATTTTCATGGAAACCGACATTCGACCAGTCAGGCGATCATACGGCGTCTTTCAAAATTTCCGATCCGGCAGGAGCTACGGATGAAATTGCAGTAAACATTGCAGTGAAAAATATCAACCGTCCGCCGACGATTGCAGCTGTCCAAGCGCAAACTGGAGACGAAAACAAAGACTTCACCGTGGTCATTCCTGAAGGACAAGATTTAGATAAGGAAGATATTGGCAAGTTGACTTACTCGGCAGAGAATCTTCCTCAAGGCGCGAAGTTTGATCCGCAAACGCGTACGATCACGTGGTTGCCGACGTATGATCAATCCGGCGTTTATGATGGCATTAAAGTGACGGTCAAAGACGTGCTGGGTTTGACGGCTGTTGTTTCGTTCAAAATTACGATCAACCATGTCAACCGTCCTCCAGTGATGACCGACATTCCGGCACAAACAGTTGACGAGACTAAGCTATTGAGTTTTGCCATTACGGCCTCCGATCCTGATAAAGAAGACGCCGGTAAGCTAACATATGCTGCAGAAAATCTTCCGTCCGGTGCAACGTTCGACGTCAATACGCACCGTTTCTCATGGACGCCGACATTCGAACAGTCGGGTTCATATACCGTTACTTTCAAAGTAACGGATTTTGAAAAATTGACCGATTCGAAAACAGCAACGCTTACCGTAAATAATGTCAATCGTGCGCCGAAGTTACCGGTACTCGCTTCGACAACCGGCGATGAAAATAAAGCGTTCACTGTAACAATCGGAGCGGCCGAAGATCTTGACAAAGAAGATGCCGGTAAGTTGACTTATAAAGCGGAAGGGTTGCCGCAAGGCGCAACGTTTGATGAAAACAGCCGGACGATTTCGTGGACGCCGACATACGATCAATCAGGGACGTACCTCGTTAAGATTACAGTGACTGACGCTGGCGGATTATTGGAAACCAAAAATCAGGAAATCAAAGTTAACCATATCAATCGTCCGCCGGTAATGACGCAGCCGTCCAATCAAACGACGGATGAATCCAAAGCCGTCACGTTTACCGTTGAAGTATCCGATCCTGACAAAGAAGATCAGGGTCGTTTGGTCGTGCGTGCAGATGGTTTGCCGCAAGGTGCCGTATTCAATGCTCAAACACGATCCTTCTCATGGACGCCGACGTATGACCAGGCCGGTGAGTATACGGTTAAATTAACCGTCAATGATGCTGCTGGATTGAACGAATCCAAGAGCGTTACCGTCAAGGTTAATAACGTCAATCGCAAACCGGCTTTGGGTTTGGTGACTAACCAAACGACGACCGAAAGCAAAGCTGTCGCCTTTACCGCGACCGCCACTGATCCTGATAAAGAAGATGCCGGTAAATTAACATTCTCTGCTGATGGCGTTCCGGACGGTGCGACGTTTGGCAGCGACGGTAAATTCTCATGGACGCCGACATACGATCAGGCCGGCGATTATAAACTGACTATTAAAGTTAAAGATGCCGACGGTTTGGAAGATTCCAAATCGATCAGCATTAAGGTCACTAATGTGAATCGTCTGCCTAAGTTGGACGCGGTTTCCAATCAAGACGTAGAGGAAAACAAAGAACTGAGTTTCAAATTGTCGGCTTCTGATGAAGATAAAGACAATAAACTGACGTTTACCATGAGCGGCGCCCCTGCCGGTGCAACGCTTTCGGCTGATGGCAATTTTGCATGGACGCCTAAGGTTGGACAAGCCGGTAAATACACCGTTACTTTCAAAGTTTCCGATGGGACTGCAGTGGATACCAAAGCCGCAACCATTACCGTCGCTAAAGCGCCCGTTGAAAACAAGAATTAA
- the queA gene encoding tRNA preQ1(34) S-adenosylmethionine ribosyltransferase-isomerase QueA: protein MKLSDFKFKLPEKYIAQYPVDPRDNAKLMVVNRRDGSLLDKKFKDITEYITKNDCLVVNETRVFPARLMARKEKTNAKVEVFLLRELENNLWEVLVKPARKVRIGNRLVVDGVFCDVIDNTVSGGRVVRFVYNGDFHKFIDKIGQCPLPPYIKRHAEESDKIDYQTVFARVRGSVAAPTAGLHFTKELLTKLKRKGVKIVPLVLHVGLGTFRKVAVEDLGRHKMDSEYFEIPEITARAINQTKDAGGKVIAVGSTVVRSIESAVTALNRVKPHRGWTDRFIYPPYEFKIVDKLVTNFHLPESTLLMLACAFASDKEVVFKAYKKAIKDNYRFYSYGDAMLIQ, encoded by the coding sequence ATGAAATTATCGGATTTTAAATTTAAATTACCCGAAAAATACATTGCGCAATATCCAGTCGATCCTCGGGATAATGCAAAATTAATGGTAGTTAACCGCCGCGACGGGAGCCTTCTAGATAAAAAATTTAAAGACATTACGGAATACATTACTAAGAACGATTGTTTAGTTGTCAATGAAACGCGCGTTTTTCCGGCTCGTCTGATGGCGCGTAAAGAAAAAACCAACGCCAAAGTTGAAGTTTTTTTATTGCGCGAACTTGAAAATAATTTATGGGAAGTTCTGGTGAAACCGGCCCGCAAAGTTCGCATCGGCAACCGGCTTGTCGTCGACGGCGTTTTTTGCGATGTGATCGACAATACAGTTTCCGGTGGACGCGTCGTACGTTTCGTATACAACGGCGACTTCCATAAATTTATCGACAAGATCGGACAATGCCCGCTTCCTCCGTATATCAAACGTCACGCGGAAGAAAGCGACAAGATCGATTATCAAACCGTTTTCGCCCGCGTTCGTGGATCAGTCGCGGCACCCACGGCCGGACTCCATTTCACTAAAGAATTATTGACCAAACTGAAACGTAAAGGCGTCAAAATCGTTCCATTGGTTCTGCATGTCGGGCTCGGCACATTCCGCAAAGTAGCCGTCGAAGACCTCGGCCGTCATAAAATGGATTCCGAATATTTTGAAATTCCTGAAATCACGGCGCGTGCGATCAATCAAACCAAAGACGCCGGAGGAAAAGTCATCGCCGTCGGTTCGACGGTCGTTCGCAGTATTGAAAGCGCCGTTACGGCGCTCAATCGCGTCAAGCCGCACCGCGGTTGGACAGATCGTTTCATCTATCCTCCGTATGAATTTAAAATTGTCGACAAACTCGTCACGAATTTTCATTTACCGGAGTCAACCTTACTGATGCTGGCTTGTGCATTCGCTTCCGACAAAGAAGTTGTCTTCAAAGCATACAAAAAAGCCATCAAAGACAATTACCGCTTTTATAGTTATGGCGACGCAATGTTGATCCAGTAA
- a CDS encoding NYN domain-containing protein — translation MSTKQQYIIDGYNMIHRIERYRSLLVTSLESARQGLLLQLSNFRVRTSVEISVVFDGQKLSQQKTYGIKVYYSDRPNNADDFIKGLVDTLKHRNMVTVVSSDKEVMWYAKNSGCGVVSAENFQSRLEQAKSHSTVNEEIGGKSNPNLSSKEIDEWMKLFNQKP, via the coding sequence ATGAGTACAAAACAACAATATATCATTGACGGCTACAACATGATCCATAGAATAGAGCGCTATCGGTCATTGTTGGTCACAAGTTTAGAAAGTGCGCGTCAAGGTCTGTTGTTGCAATTATCTAACTTTCGTGTACGTACATCGGTGGAGATATCGGTTGTATTCGACGGCCAAAAATTATCGCAGCAAAAAACGTATGGAATTAAAGTATATTATTCGGATCGTCCGAATAACGCCGATGATTTTATCAAGGGCCTGGTTGATACGCTTAAACATCGCAACATGGTGACTGTAGTAAGTTCGGACAAGGAAGTGATGTGGTACGCCAAAAACAGCGGATGCGGTGTAGTGAGTGCAGAAAATTTTCAATCGCGACTCGAGCAGGCTAAAAGCCATTCAACCGTCAATGAAGAAATAGGCGGAAAATCCAACCCGAATCTTTCATCGAAAGAAATCGATGAATGGATGAAATTATTCAACCAAAAGCCGTGA
- a CDS encoding ABC transporter permease, which translates to MDEIIQPKAVNYSLRSFRFYSTASIITIIACTIILIRIDQFIESWISLLLSFFLVFGNLSELQKIFNGGVIEHWLAAVTLVVMLISGIGFHFRKSEHKNRLHILQNNYVARIAGVIVIGLYTMILLCPMVAPYDPDFQQDIIVTRYARPLQTIPYLKLKAPDKIDLPFRQGDGVVVQAVNRLIRANYRLLNRNERAIYVDQYHINQQAVFYKQGIQNKQINISELISYDESEFAGKRLYVLGSDRYGRDLLSRIIYGSRISLIIGLLAVVIAVTLGVAIGAVAGYFGKFTDTALMRFVDLMLSFPNLFLVLLVMALFGNSVFLIILVLGLTGWMGVSRLIRGQILSLKENEFVLAAKAMGFSHTRIIFRHLVPNAMAPVIVAATLRLGGLILVEAGLSFLGLGVQPPAASWGNIINEGRDTLIQAWWIATFPGLAIVSTVICFNVLGDGLRDALDPRMATDKRVGN; encoded by the coding sequence ATGGATGAAATTATTCAACCAAAAGCCGTGAACTATTCTTTACGATCATTTCGTTTTTATTCCACAGCATCAATCATAACCATAATCGCCTGTACGATTATCCTGATTAGAATCGATCAATTTATCGAATCGTGGATATCGTTGCTTTTGTCTTTCTTTCTTGTTTTTGGGAATCTGTCGGAATTACAAAAAATTTTTAACGGCGGCGTGATTGAACATTGGCTAGCGGCTGTAACATTGGTGGTAATGCTCATCAGCGGTATTGGCTTTCACTTTCGCAAATCAGAACATAAGAATCGGTTGCACATACTGCAGAATAATTACGTTGCCAGAATTGCCGGCGTTATCGTGATCGGATTGTATACAATGATTCTGTTGTGTCCGATGGTTGCGCCGTACGATCCTGATTTCCAGCAAGATATTATCGTGACGCGTTACGCTCGTCCACTACAAACGATTCCTTATCTTAAATTGAAAGCACCAGACAAAATTGACTTACCGTTTCGGCAGGGCGATGGGGTAGTAGTGCAGGCTGTCAATCGATTGATCCGGGCAAACTATCGATTGTTGAACCGAAACGAACGGGCAATTTATGTCGATCAATACCATATTAACCAGCAAGCGGTGTTTTACAAACAAGGCATTCAGAACAAGCAAATCAATATCTCTGAATTAATTTCGTATGATGAATCGGAGTTTGCAGGAAAACGTTTGTATGTACTCGGATCGGATCGATACGGAAGGGATTTGTTAAGCCGGATAATTTACGGTTCTAGAATTTCTTTGATCATCGGATTGCTGGCGGTTGTCATAGCCGTGACGCTGGGCGTTGCCATCGGCGCCGTTGCGGGATATTTCGGAAAATTTACCGATACTGCACTCATGCGTTTCGTCGATTTGATGCTATCGTTTCCCAATTTATTTTTGGTGTTATTGGTAATGGCGCTGTTTGGCAACTCGGTTTTTCTGATTATTCTGGTTTTGGGATTGACAGGTTGGATGGGCGTGTCGCGTTTGATTCGCGGGCAAATTCTTTCATTGAAAGAAAATGAGTTCGTGCTCGCGGCAAAGGCGATGGGATTTAGTCATACGCGAATTATTTTCCGGCATTTGGTGCCGAATGCGATGGCGCCCGTGATCGTTGCGGCAACGCTGCGGCTCGGGGGACTGATTTTAGTCGAAGCGGGTTTGAGTTTTCTGGGACTTGGCGTACAACCGCCGGCCGCAAGCTGGGGAAATATTATCAATGAAGGGCGTGATACGTTGATTCAAGCGTGGTGGATTGCGACATTTCCGGGATTGGCTATTGTATCGACCGTGATTTGTTTTAACGTACTTGGGGACGGATTGCGTGATGCGCTTGATCCGAGAATGGCTACCGATAAACGAGTGGGAAATTAA